In Leishmania mexicana MHOM/GT/2001/U1103 complete genome, chromosome 34, one DNA window encodes the following:
- a CDS encoding putative NADH-dependent fumarate reductase: MADGKTSASVVAVDAERAAKERDAAARAMLQGGGVSPAGKAQLLKKGLVHTVPYTLKVVVADPKEMEKATADAEEVLQAAFQVVDTLLNNFNENSEVSRVNRLAVGEEHQMSETLKHVMACCQKVYHSSRGVFDPAVGPLVRELREAAHKGKTVPAERVNDLLSKCTLNASFSIDMSRGMIARKHPDAMLDLGGVNKGYGIDYIVEHLNSLGYDDVFFEWGGDVRASGKNQLSQPWAVGIVRPPALADIRTVVPEDKRSFIRVVRLNNEAIATSGDYENLVEGPGSKVYSSTFNPTSKNLLEPTEAGMAQVSVKCCSCIYADALATAALLKNDPAAVRRILDNWRYVRDTVTDYTTYTREGERVAKMLEIATEDAEMRAKRIKGSLPARVIIVGGGLAGCSAAIEAANCGAHVILLEKEPKLGGNSAKATSGINAWGTRAQAKQGVMDGGKFFERDTHRSGKGGNCDPCLVKTLSVKSSDAVKWLSELGVPLTVLSQLGGASRKRCHRAPDKSDGTPVPVGFTIMKTLENHIVNDLSRHVTVMTGITVTALESTSRVRPDGVLVKHVTGVHLIQASGQSMVLNADAVILATGGFSNDHTPNSLLQQYAPQLSSFPTTNGVWATGDGVKMASKLGVALVDMDKVQLHPTGLLDPKDPSNRTKYLGPEALRGSGGVLLNKNGERFVNELDLRSVVSQAIIAQDNEYPGSGGSKFAYCVLNETAAKLFGKNFLGFYWNRLGLFQKVDSVAGLAKLIGCPEANVVATLKQYEELSSKKLNPCPLTGKSVFPCVLGTQGPYYVALVTPSIHYTMGGCLISPSAEMQTIDNSGVTPVRRPILGLFGAGEVTGGVHGGNRLGGNSLLECVVFGKIAGDRAATILQKKNTGLSMTEWSTVVLREVREGGVYGAGSRVLRFNMPGALQRTGLALGQFIGIRGDWDGHRLIGYYSPITLPDDVGVIGILARADKGRLAEWISALQPGDAVEMKACGGLIIDRRFAERHFFFRGHKIRKLALIGGGTGVAPMLQIVRAAVKKPFVDSIESIQFIYAAEDVSELTYRTLLESYEEEYGSEKFKCHFVLNNPPAQWTDGVGFVDTALLRSAVQAPSNDLLVAICGPPIMQRAVKGALKGLGYNMNLVRTVDETEPPSAKI, encoded by the coding sequence ATGGCGGATGGAAAGACCTCTGCATCTGTGGTGGCGGTCGACGCCGAGCGCGCGGCGAAGGAacgcgacgcggccgcccgcgcgatgctgcagggcggcggcgtctcaCCAGCTGGAAAAGCTCAGCTGTTAAAGAAGGGCCTCGTGCACACGGTCCCGTACACTCTCAAGGTCGTCGTGGCGGACCCCaaggagatggagaaggccACGGCAGATGCGGAGGAAGTGCTCCAGGCTGCCTTCCAGGTGGTCGACACTCTCCTCAACAACTTCAACGAGAACAGCGAGGTGTCCCGCGTCAACCGATTGGCGGTCGGTGAGGAACACCAGATGTCTGAGACTCTGAAGCATGTAATGGCCTGCTGCCAGAAAGTGTACCACTCGTCGCGCGGCGTCTTCGACCCCGCCGTCGGCCCGCTCGTCcgtgagctgcgcgaggccgcCCATAAGGGCAAGACGGTGCCGGCGGAGCGCGTCAACGACCTCCTCAGCAAGTGCACGCTGAACGCTAGCTTCTCCATTGACATGAGCCGTGGCATGATCGCCCGCAAGCACCCGGACGCGATGCTGGACCTTGGTGGTGTGAACAAGGGCTACGGCATCGACTACATCGTGGAGCACCTCAACAGCCTCGGCTACGACGACGTCTTCTTCGAGTGGGGCGGTGATGTCCGTGCCAGTGGCAAGAACCAGTTGAGCCAGCCCTGGGCCGTCGGTATCGTGCGCCCCCCCGCTTTGGCGGACATTCGAACTGTGGTCCCGGAGGACAAGCGGTCCTTCATCCGTGTGGTCCGCCTCAACAACGAGGCCATCGCCACTAGCGGTGACTACGAGAACCTCGTTGAGGGCCCCGGCTCCAAGGTGTACTCGTCAACCTTCAATCCGACGTCCAAAAACCTGCTGGAGCCGACCGAGGCGGGCATGGCGCAGGTCTCCGTgaagtgctgcagctgcataTACGCCGATGCCttggccaccgccgcgctccTCAAGAACGACCCGGCGGCCGTCCGCCGCATCCTGGACAACTGGCGCTACGTGCGTGATACCGTCACCGACTACACCACCTACACCCGTGAGGGCGAGCGTGTTGCCAAGATGCTCGAAATCGCTACGGAGGATGCGGAGATGCGCGCGAAGCGCATCAAGggctcgctgccggcgcgtGTGATCATCGTTGGTGGAGGTCTGGCCGGTTGCTCGGCTGCGATCGAGGCGGCCAACTGTGGCGCGCATGTGATtctgctggagaaggagccAAAGCTcggcggcaacagcgccAAAGCAACGTCCGGCATCAACGCCTGGGGAACACGTGCGCAGGCGAAGCAGGGCGTCATGGACGGCGGCAAGTTCTTTGAGCGCGACACGCACCGCTCCGGCAAGGGTGGCAACTGCGATCCGTGCCTTGTCAAGACGCTATCTGTAAAGAGCTCCGACGCGGTGAAGTGGCTATCCGAGCTTGGCGTGCCGCTGACAGTGCTGTCGCAGCTCGGCGGCGCGAGCCGCAAGCGTTGCCACCGCGCCCCAGATAAGTCGGATGGTACCCCGGTTCCGGTGGGCTTCACGATCATGAAGACTCTGGAGAACCATATCGTCAACGACCTCAGCCGCCATGTTACTGTGATGACGGGCATTACAGTGACAGCGCTGGAGAGCACGAGCCGTGTCCGCCCTGATGGCGTCCTTGTGAAGCACGTGACGGGGGTCCACCTCATCCAGGCCAGCGGGCAGTCCATGGTTCTGAACGCCGACGCTGTCATTctcgccaccggcggctTCTCGAACGACCACACGCCCAActcgctcctgcagcagtaCGCGCCGCAACTGTCGtccttccccaccaccaACGGTGTATGGGCCACAGGTGATGGTGTGAAGATGGCGAGCAAGCTGGGCGTGGCGCTGGTAGACATGGAcaaggtgcagctgcacccgACCGGTCTGCTAGACCCGAAGGATCCGTCGAATCGCACCAAGTACCTCGGTCccgaggcgctgcgtggctccggcggcgtgctgctgaaCAAGAACGGTGAGCGCTTCGTGAACGAGCTGGACCTGCGCTCCGTCGTGTCGCAGGCGATTATCGCGCAGGACAACGAGTACCCCGGGTCCGGCGGCAGCAAATTCGCGTACTGCGTGCTGAATGAAACCGCGGCGAAGCTCTTCGGCAAAAATTTCCTCGGCTTCTACTGGAACCGCCTCGGTCTCTTCCAGAAGGTGGATAGCGTCGCTGGTCTGGCGAAACTGATTGGCTGCCCGGAGGCGAATGTGGTGGCAACCCTGAAGCAGTACGAGGAGCTCTCCTCCAAGAAGTTAAACCCCTGCCCGCTAACTGGCAAGAGCGTGTTCCCTTGTGTGCTGGGTACCCAAGGGCCCTACTACGTCGCCCTCGTCACACCGTCGATCCACTACACCATGGGTGGCTGCCTCATCTCGCCCTCGGCGGAGATGCAGACGATAGACAATAGCGGTGTGACCCCCGTTCGTCGTCCCATTCTTGGTCTCTTTGGCGCTGGCGAGGTGACGGGCGGCGTGCACGGTGGCAACCGTCTCGGCGGCAACTCGCTGCTGGAGTGCGTCGTCTTTGGCAAGATCGCCGGCGACCGTGCGGCCACGATTCTGCAGAAGAAGAACACGGGGCTATCCATGACGGAGTGGTCGACCGTGGTGCTGCGTGAGGTGCGCGAGGGTGGCGTGTACGGTGCCGGCtcgcgcgtgctgcgcttcAACATGCccggcgcgctgcagaggaCTGGCCTTGCACTTGGTCAGTTCATCGGCATTCGCGGTGACTGGGACGGCCACCGACTGATTGGCTACTACAGCCCCATCACGTTGCCGGACGATGTCGGTGTGATTGGCATCCTTGCCCGTGCCGACAAGGGCCGCCTGGCGGAGTGGATCTCTGCCTTGCAGCCTGGAGACGCGGTGGAGATGAAGGCGTGCGGGGGTCTCATTATCGACCGCCGCTTCGCCGAGCGCCACTTCTTCTTCCGTGGCCACAAGATTCGAAAGCTCGCCCTCATCGGTGGCGGCACGGGTGTCGCGCCGATGCTGCAGATTGTGCGGGCTGCGGTGAAGAAGCCCTTCGTGGACTCGATCGAGAGCATCCAGTTCATTTacgccgccgaggacgtATCGGAGCTGACGTACCGCACCCTGCTTGAGAGCTACGAGGAGGAGTACGGCTCTGAGAAATTCAAGTGTCACTTCGTTCTCAACAACCCTCCTGCCCAGTGGACCGATGGCGTCGGCTTCGTTGATACCGCTTTGCTACGCTCCGCCGTGCAGGCGCCGTCCAACGACCTTCTGGTGGCCATCTGCGGTCCGCCGATCATGCAGCGTGCGGTCAAGGGTGCCCTCAAGGGTCTCGGCTACAACATGAACCTCGTGCGCACGGTGGATGAAACAGAACCCCCCTCGGCCAAGATTTAA
- a CDS encoding oligosaccharyl transferase-like protein: MSSQTRSLIYSSCFAVVMAIGLSIAYDMRVRSIGVYGYLFHSSDPWFNYRAAEYMSTHGWSAFFSWFDYMSWYPLGRPVGSTTYPGLQFTAVAIHRALAAAGMPMSLNDVCVLIPAWFSLLSSAMVALLAHEISGNMAVASVSSILFSVVPAHLMRSMAGEFDNECIAVTAMLLTFYCWVRSLRTRSSWPIGVLTGVAYGYMVAAWGGYIFVLNMVAMHAGISSMVDWARNTYNPSLLRAYTLFYVVGTAIAVCVPPVGMSPFKSLEQLGALLVLLFIFGQALCEAQRSRLGIERFSKEGVALLIRIYAAFFVGIVAVAAVAPAGFFKPLSLQATAIIAGVSRTGNTLVDILIAQDASNLLIVWQLFLFPLLGWVVGMSLFLTELVRNFTYAKSFILMYGVVGIYFASQSVRMMVMMAPVACIFTALLFRWTLDYLLGSFFWAEMPLSLDTDAQRGRQQQTAEEAEAETKRKEEEYNTMQVKKMTVRMVPFMILLLLFRLSGFIEDVAAISREMESPGIIFPRGQVQGMPEDKVDDYYAGYLYLRENTPEDARILAWWDYGYQITGIGNRTSLADGNTWNHEHIATIGKMLTSPVAEAHSLVRHMADYVLIFSGDKYFSDLNRSPMMARIGNSVYRDICPNDPLCSQFVLQKRRKVAAAKRSRHVTVNEQEEDDNPESVVYEPSSLMAKSLIYHLHSTGVVEGVMLDETLFQNVFTSTQGFMRIFKVMNVSAESKKWVADPANRVCRPPGSWICPGQYPPAKEIQEMLAHQNTNFKDLLDAMNDLEQAQALNKV; the protein is encoded by the coding sequence ATGTCCTCGCAGACTCGTAGTCTCATCTACTCCTCCTGCTTTGCGGTGGTCATGGCGATTGGCCTCTCTATCGCGTACGACATGCGCGTCCGCTCCATCGGCGTGTACGGGTACCTCTTCCACAGCAGTGATCCGTGGTTCAACTACCGCGCTGCCGAGTACATGTCCACGCACGGCTGGtccgccttcttcagctgGTTCGACTACATGAGCTGGTACCCGCTGGGCCGCCCCGTCGGCTCCACCACGTACCCGGGCCTGCAGTTCACTGCCGTCGCCATTCACCGCGCactggcggctgccggcaTGCCGATGTCTCTCAacgacgtgtgtgtgctgatcCCGGCGTGGTTTTCACTTCTCTCTTCAGCGATGGTGGCACTGCTAGCGCATGAGATAAGCGGCAATATGGCGGTGGCCAGCGTCTCGTCTATCTTATTCAGTGTGGTCCCAGCCCACCTGATGCGGTCCATGGCGGGTGAGTTCGACAACGAGTgcatcgccgtcaccgccatgCTGCTCACCTTCTACTGCTGggtgcgctcgctgcgcacgcggtCCTCGTGGCCCATCGGCGTCCTCACCGGTGTCGCCTACGGCTAcatggtggcggcgtggGGCGGCTACATTTTCGTGCTCAACATGGTTGCCATGCATGCCGGCATATCATCGATGGTGGACTGGGCCCGCAACACGTACAacccgtcgctgctgcgtgcatACACGCTGTTCTACGTTGtcggcaccgccatcgccgtgtgcgtgccgccaGTGGGGATGTCGCCCTTCAAgtcgctggagcagctgggtgcgctgctggtgcttcTCTTCATTTTCGGTCAGGCTCTGTGTGAGGCCCAGCGCAGCCGATTGGGAATCGAGCGCTTTTCAAAGGAGGGTGTGGCGCTGCTCATCCGCATTTACGCAGCCTTCTTCGTCGGTATCGTTGCCGTGGCCGCCGTTGCCCCGGCCGGGTTCTTCAAGCCACTCTCCCTGCAAGCAACCGCGATAATCGCGGGCGTATCTCGTACCGGGAACACACTCGTCGACATTCTGATTGCGCAAGACGCGTCCAACCTACTCATCGTGTGGCAGCTTTTTCTCTTTCCCCTCCTTGGCTGGGTGGTCGGCATGAGCCTCTTCCTTACAGAGCTGGTCCGGAACTTCACCTATGCCAAGAGTTTCATCCTGATGTACGGCGTGGTTGGTATATACTTCGCCAGCCAGTCTGTCCGCATGATGGTGATGATGGCCCCCGTGGCGTGCATCTTCACTGCCCTCTTGTTCCGCTGGACACTGGACTACCTCCTCGGGTCGTTTTTTTGGGCTGAGATGCCGCTGTCTTTGGACACGGACGCGCAGCGCGGGCGGCAGCAACAgaccgccgaggaggcggaggcagagaCCAAGCGTAAGGAGGAAGAGTACAACACCATGCAGGTTAAGAAGATGACGGTGCGCATGGTGCCCTTCATGATTTTGCTCTTACTGTTTCGTCTTTCAGGGTTCATCGAAGATGTGGCGGCGATATCGCGCGAGATGGAGTCGCCGGGCATAATTTTTCCCAGGGGACAGGTCCAAGGCATGCCGGAGGACAAGGTCGACGACTACTATGCGGGGTACCTGTACCTGCGTGAGAACACGCCAGAGGACGCGCGCATTTTGGCCTGGTGGGACTACGGCTACCAGATCACAGGCATCGGCAACCGCACCTCGCTGGCCGATGGCAACACCTGGAACCACGAGCACATCGCCACCATCGGCAAGATGTTGACGTCGcccgtggcggaggcgcactcGCTGGTGCGCCACATGGCCGACTACGTTTTGATTTTTTCTGGAGACAAGTACTTTTCCGACCTGAATCGCTCACCCATGATGGCGCGCATCGGCAACAGTGTGTACCGCGACATCTGCCCCAACGACCCGCTTTGTAGTCAGTTCGTGTTGCAGAAAAGACGGAAAGTTGCTGCGGCAAAGCGCAGTCGACACGTCACCGTAAACGaacaggaggaggatgacAATCCAGAGAGCGTGGTATACGAGCCGTCATCCCTCATGGCCAAGTCGCTCATATATCATCTGCACTCCAcaggggtggtggagggggtcATGCTGGATGAGACGCTCTTCCAGAACGTCTTCACCTCCACTCAGGGTTTCATGCGCATCTTCAAGGTCATGAACGTGAGCGCGGAGAGCAAGAAGTGGGTTGCTGACCCGGCAAACCGCGTGTGCCGCCCGCCTGGGTCGTGGATCTGCCCCGGGCAGTACCCGCCGGCGAAGGAGATCCAGGAGATGCTGGCACACCAAAACACCAACTTCAAGGACCTTCTTGACGCCATGAACGACTTGGAGCAGGCGCAAGCGCTGAACAAGGTGTAA
- a CDS encoding putative oligosaccharyl transferase subunit — MGKNKANSVADSGSAATAPREAPAQAKDAAPQAQTASPPPKKTLLPKTLTDETEFVGIFPFPFWPVRFVVTVVALFGLGASCLQAFTVRMTSVKIYGYLIHEFDPWFNYRAAEYMSTHGWSAFFSWFDYMSWYPLGRPVGSTTYPGLQFTAVAIHRALAAAGIPMSLNDVCVLIPAWFGAIATALLALCTYEASGSTVAAAAAALSFSIIPAHLMRSMAGEFDNECIAVAAMLLTFYCWVRSLRTRSSWPIGVLTGVAYGYMVAAWGGYIFVLNMVAMHAGISSMVDWARNTYNPSLLRAYTLFYVVGTAIAVCVPPVGMSPFKSLEQLGALLVLVFLCGLQVCEVLRARAGVEVRSRANFKIRARVFSAMAGGAALAIALLAPRGYFGPLSARVRALFVEHTRTGNPLVDSVAEHQPASPEAMWSFLHVCGVTWGLGFIVLAVSTFVNYSPSKVFWVLNSGAVYYFSTRMARLLLLSGPAACLSTGIFVGAILEAAVQLSFWDSDATKAKPQKQTQRHQRGARKDNKRNDAESGMTALSLCDIVSGSSLAWGHRMVLCIAMWALVTTTVVTFISSGFASHSLKFAEQSSNPMIVFAASVPNRATGKPMMILVDDYLHSYLWLRDNTPRSARILAWWDYGYQITGIGNRTSLADGNTWNHEHIATIGKMLTSPVAEAHSLVRHMADYVLIWAGQSGDLMKSPHMARIGNSVYHDICPNDPLCQQFGFYRNDYHRPTPMMRASLLYNLHEAGKTAAVKVDPSLFQEVYSSKYGLVRIFKVMNVSAESKKWVADPANRVCRPPGSWICPGQYPPAKEIQEMLAHRVSFDQVDKDKKRKATYHEEYMRRMRENEI, encoded by the coding sequence atgGGGAAAAATAAGGCAAATTCAGTGGCCGACTCCGGCTCTGCGGCAACCGCACCTCGTGAAGCTCCTGCCCAAGCCAAAGATGCCGCCCCACAAGCCCAGACCGCATCTCCACCGCCTAAGAAGACTTTGTTGCCCAAAACGCTAACAGATGAGACGGAATTTGTCGGCATCTTTCCGTTCCCTTTCTGGCCAGTACGGTTCGTCGTTACGGTGGTGGCACTCTTCGGCTTAGGCGCCAGCTGCCTCCAAGCCTTCACGGTTCGCATGACCTCGGTTAAGATTTACGGATACCTGATCCACGAGTTCGACCCGTGGTTCAACTACCGCGCTGCCGAGTACATGTCCACGCACGGCTGGtccgccttcttcagctgGTTCGACTACATGAGCTGGTACCCGCTGGGCCGCCCCGTCGGCTCCACCACGTACCCGGGCCTGCAGTTCACTGCCGTCGCCATTCACCGCGCactggcggctgccggcatcCCGATGTCTCTCAacgacgtgtgtgtgctgatcCCGGCGTGGTTTGGCGCCATCGCTACCGCTCTTCTGGCTCTTTGCACGTACGAAGCCAGTGggtcgacggtggcggccgccgctgccgccctctccttctccatcatCCCAGCCCACCTGATGCGGTCCATGGCGGGTGAGTTCGACAACGagtgcatcgccgtcgccgccatgcTGCTCACCTTCTACTGCTGggtgcgctcgctgcgcacgcggtCCTCGTGGCCCATCGGCGTCCTCACCGGTGTCGCCTACGGCTAcatggtggcggcgtggGGCGGCTACATTTTCGTGCTCAACATGGTTGCCATGCATGCCGGCATATCATCGATGGTGGACTGGGCCCGCAACACGTACAacccgtcgctgctgcgtgcatACACGCTGTTCTACGTTGtcggcaccgccatcgccgtgtgcgtgccgccaGTGGGGATGTCGCCCTTCAAgtcgctggagcagctgggtgcgctgctggtgcttgTCTTCCTGTGCGGGCTGCAGGTGtgcgaggtgctgcgggcACGCGCCGGTGTCGAGGTTCGCTCTCGCGCGAACTTCAAGatccgcgcgcgcgtcttCAGCGCGATGGCTGGCGGGGCTGCGCTTGCAATCGCGCTGCTGGCACCGAGGGGGTACTTCGGGCCCCTTTCggctcgtgtgcgtgcgctgttcgtggagcacacgcgcactggCAATCCGCTGGTCGACTCGGTCGCCGAACATCAACCCGCCAGCCCTGAGGCAATGTGGTCGTTTCTTCACGTGTGCGGCGTGACATGGGGCTTGGGCTTCATTGTGCTTGCTGTCTCAACGTTCGTGAACTACTCCCCGTCGAAGGTCTTCTGGGTACTGAACTCTGGTGCCGTGTACTACTTCAGCACCCGCATGgctcggctgctgcttctctccgGTCCCGCTGCGTGTCTGTCCACTGGCATTTTCGTGGGGGCAATTCTggaagcagcggtgcagctcaGCTTTTGGGACAGTGATGCGACAAAGGCCAAGCCCCAGAAGCAGACCCAACGCCACCAGAGGGGGGCTCGTAAGGACAACAAGCGAAATGACGCTGAGAGCGGAATGACCGCGCTCTCACTTTGCGACATCGTGTCCGGTAGCTCTCTGGCTTGGGGCCATCGTATGGTGCTGTGCATCGCTATGTGGGCTCTCGTGACGACAACCGTGGTGACCTTCATCAGTTCCGGTTTCGCGTCCCACTCACTAAAATTTGCGGAGCAGTCGTCAAATCCGATGATTGTTTTCGCGGCCTCCGTGCCAAACCGTGCAACAGGCAAGCCTATGATGATATTGGTGGATGACTACCTGCACAGCTATCTCTGGCTGCGCGATAACACACCCAGGAGTGCGCGCATTTTGGCCTGGTGGGACTACGGCTACCAGATCACAGGCATCGGCAACCGCACCTCGCTGGCCGATGGCAACACCTGGAACCACGAGCACATCGCCACCATCGGCAAGATGTTGACGTCGcccgtggcggaggcgcactcGCTGGTGCGCCACATGGCCGACTACGTCCTCATCTGGGCTGGGCAGAGCGGAGACTTGATGAAGTCACCGCACATGGCGCGCATCGGCAACAGTGTGTACCACGACATCTGCCCCAACGACCCGCTGTGCCAGCAATTCGGCTTTTACAGAAATGATTACCATCGTCCAACACCGATGATGcgggcgtcgctgctgtacAACCTGCACGAGGCCGGGAAAACAGCGGCCGTGAAGGTGGACCCATCCCTCTTTCAGGAGGTGTACTCGTCCAAGTACGGCCTGGTGCGCATCTTCAAGGTCATGAACGTGAGCGCGGAGAGCAAGAAGTGGGTTGCTGACCCGGCAAACCGCGTGTGCCGCCCGCCTGGGTCGTGGATCTGCCCCGGGCAGTACCCGCCGGCGAAGGAGATCCAGGAGATGCTGGCACACCGGGTCTCCTTCGATCAGGTGGACAAGGACAAGAAGCGCAAGGCGACGTACCACGAGGAGTACATGCGCCGGATGCGTGAAAACGAGATCTGA